In Juglans regia cultivar Chandler chromosome 13, Walnut 2.0, whole genome shotgun sequence, the following proteins share a genomic window:
- the LOC109019499 gene encoding uncharacterized protein LOC109019499, with amino-acid sequence MKVDVPYFFGKLDPNAFEDWLTAIEDYFDWFSVSKDRKVRYVRMKLKGHARAWWGSMEEQLRRTQRAPVSNWEEMKERLKEKYLPIDYEQVMFEEMLQLRQETLTVNQYTDRFHELTIRSKVVENEQQTLARYLTGLCNDLRKEMLIARLLNVDEAYQLALRVEKQLGFFNGRRMSSTNPRQERAPRQQFQKPPLPTNQGRLAVVGDQRGKAKLTGDGPQCYKCKGFGHFAVVCPTKEKKLAFVCGKELSMVDAKEEVEEEEYEESDGEDVEHLEATDLPSCVIHRVLTGTKKKFHGSGSDWRRTNIFHTRMEHSGRALNVIIDNESGMNVISNDAVEQLGLIVQKHPTPYRVSWVNEDNPILVKHCCLVKFALGRNYTDEAWCDVVPMTVCHLLLGRPWLYDRKVLYDGISEFETQPKQTKKEEDVPVLTIRQFTQALKGEQLVLLVVTREAKQGDGIIPTEFTKMLGKFHDIMPDEMPRQLPPLREVQHAIDLLPSSSLPNLPHYRMSPTENEELNRQIQQLLDSGFIRESLSPYVVPVLLTPKKDNTWRMCVDSHAINKITVKYRFPIPRLDDMLDLLSGASIFTKIDLRSRYHQIRIRPGDEWKTAFKTKDGLFEWLVMPFGLTNVPSTFMRVMTQALKPFLGKFVVVYFDDILIFSHCLQDHLDHVQQVLETLKREQPFVNRGKCSFMKKQVNFLGFIILDQGVEADPAKVQAIKSWPAPCNFFEVHSFHGLATFYRRFIRNFSTIMAPITECLKSKKFLWTASANNSFNEIKTKMGEAPVLKLPDFSKIFKVACVASHVGVGGVLSQEGHLIAFYSEKLNEAHQRYSAYDMEFYALIQTLKHWRPYLIHREFVLYTDHDSLKHLNAQNADFVVIWHQLTENAKATNNEFSVKDGFLFHGNRLCIPCGSFREFIISELHGGGLAGHLGVDKTFALVYDRFFWPRLGRDVHKIVARCRVCQVNKGIKQQAGLYTSLPIPDRPWQHLSMDFVLGLPKTLRQHDSIMVVVDRFSKMAHFIPCHKTYDASKTAALFFQEVVRLHGVPTTIVSDRDVKFMMVYGFRPNTPMDLHSLTLPSRPSEAALDFSSYMKDIHDEVKRCLTLSTEAYSTFANTRQKDRQFQVIKKLGPNAYVIELPADYGISHVFNIEDLTQFHDSEEPVPAASDLFNQQDAVIRVPTHIAPKDEIASILDHQFVTTRCGGYYKFLVRWKNHPQSDSVWLQASELNRLHPDLFTTYVLQNLPESSSSEWPAIDANREQGSQANITP; translated from the exons ATGAAGGTAGATGTCCCATATTTTTTTGGGAAGCTGGATCCCAATGCTTTTGAAGATTGGTTGACGGCAATTGAGGATTATTTTGATTGGTTCTCTGTGTCCAAGGATAGAAAAGTCCGTTATGTCCGTATGAAATTAAAAGGCCATGCACGAGCTTGGTGGGGTAGCATGGAAGAGCAACTACGTCGTACTCAACGTGCGCCAGTGTCTAATTGGGAAGAAATGAAGGAGCGGCTGAAAGAGAAATATCTTCCTATTGACTATGAGCAAGTCATGTTTGAAGAGATGCTGCAACTGAGGCAAGAAACATTGACTGTCAACCAATATACAGATCGTTTCCATGAACTGACCATACGTAGCAAGGTGGTGGAAAACGAGCAACAAACTCTTGCTCGTTACCTCACGGGCTTGTGTAATGATCTGCGGAAAGAGATGCTGATAGCACGACTCCTAAATGTTGATGAAGCTTATCAATTGGCTTTACGAGTTGAAAAGCAACTGGGCTTCTTCAATGGTAGACGCATGTCATCTACGAATCCCAGGCAGGAACGCGCACCAAGACAACAATTCCAGAAACCACCTCTGCCTACTAACCAAGGCAGACTCGCCGTGGTGGGTGACCAAAGAGGAAAGGCCAAACTTACGGGCGATGGACCACAATGCTATAAGTGCAAGGGGTTTGGACATTTTGCTGTGGTATGTCCTACGAAGGAAAAGAAATTGGCCTTTGTGTGTGGAAAAGAACTTAGTATGGTTGATGCAAAggaggaagttgaagaagaagaatatgaagAAAGTGATGGGGAAGATGTAGAACACTTGGAAGCAACTGATCTGCCCAGTTGTGTCATTCACCGAGTGTTGACTGGCACCAAGAAGAAGTTCCATGGTAGTGGTTCTGATTGGAGGCGCACCAATATTTTCCATACTCGTATGGAGCATAGTGGTCGTGCGTTAAATGTTATCATTGACAATGAGAGTGGAATGAATGTAATCTCTAATGATGCAGTGGAGCAGTTGGGTTTGATAGTTCAAAAACACCCCACCCCGTATCGAGTAAGCTGGGTTAATGAAGATAACCCCATCTTGGTAAAGCATTGTTGCTTGGTGAAATTTGCACTGGGAAGAAACTATACGGATGAGGCCTGGTGTGATGTGGTCCCTATGACTGTTTGTCATTTATTATTGGGTCGACCTTGGCTTTATGACAGAAAGGTGTTGTATGATGGG ATTTCTGAGTTTGAGACACAAccgaaacaaacaaaaaaagaagaggatgtTCCAGTGCTAACCATTCGGCAGTTTACTCAAGCTCTAAAAGGAGAACAATTAGTGTTGTTGGTAGTAACCCGAGAGGCTAAACAAGGTGATGGTATTATCCCCACTGAATTTACAAAGATGCTAGGGAAGTTCCATGACATCATGCCAGATGAAATGCCGAGACAACTACCACCATTGCGAGAGGTGCAACATGCCATTGATCTACTTCCAAGTTCTTCCTTGCCCAATCTACCACACTATCGTATGAGTCCCACAGAAAATGAGGAACTAAATCGACAAATTCAACAATTACTTGACAGTGGATTCATCCGAGAAAGTCTTAGCCCGTACGTTGTACCAGTTCTACTAACACCCAAGAAAGATAATACTTGGAGGATGTGCGTTGATAGCCACGCGATCAACAAAATAACGGTGAAGTACCGATTTCCTATTCCCCGACTGGATGACATGTTAGATTTATTGAGTGGGGCATCcatctttacaaaaattgatctGCGTAGCAGGTATCATCAAATTCGAATCCGTCCCGGAGATGAGTGGAAGACGgctttcaaaacaaaagatggCTTATTtgagtggttggtcatgcctttCGGACTAACCAACGTGCCAAGCACATTTATGCGTGTCATGACGCAAGCACTCAAACCTTTCTTAGGCAAATTCGTAGTTGTCTATTTCGATGACATCTTGATTTTTAGCCATTGTTTGCAGGATCATTTAGACCACGTGCAGCAAGTTCTGGAGACATTAAAAAGAGAACAGCCTTTTGTAAACCGTGGCAAGTGTTCTTTTATGAAGAAGCAGGTGAATTTCTTGGGGTTTATTATTTTAGACCAAGGGGTGGAAGCCGATCCTGCCAAGGTTCAAGCAATTAAAAGTTGGCCTGCTCCTTGTAACTTTTTTGAGGTGCATAGCTTTCATGGGCTGGCAACATTCTACCGACGTTTTATACGAAACTTCAGCACCATCATGGCCCCCATCACCGAGTGTTTGAAGTCAAAAAAATTTTTGTGGACTGCTTCTGCCAATAACTCCTTCAATGAGATCAAAACGAAAATGGGAGAAGCTCCCGTTTTGAAGCTCCcagatttttccaaaatattcaaagttgcaTGTGTCGCATCGCATGTAGGTGTGGGTGGAGTACTCAGTCAAGAAGGACATCTTATCGCCTTCTATAGTGAAAAACTCAATGAGGCCCATCAGCGTTATTCGGCGTATGATATGGAattttatgctttgattcaaacTCTCAAACATTGGCGTCCTTATTTGATTCATAGAGAATTCGTTCTCTATACGGATCACGATTCGTTAAAACACTTAAATGCTCAAA ATGCAGATTTTGTCGTTATTTGGCACCAGCTCACGGAAAATGCGAAGGCAACTAATAATGAATTCTCAGTCAAAGATGGTTTTCTGTTCCACGGCAATCGACTATGTATTCCATGCGGTTCTTTCAGAGAATTTATTATTTCAGAACTTCATGGAGGGGGCTTAGCAGGGCATCTCGGTGTTGATAAAACATTTGCCCTAGTCTATGACAGGTTTTTCTGGCCTCGACTAGGAAGGGACGTGCATAAAATTGTGGCTCGATGTCGGGTTTGTCAAGTAAATAAAGGGATCAAGCAGCAAGCAGGTCTCTATACCTCCCTTCCCATTCCAGATAGGCCTTGGCAGCACCTTAGTATGGACTTTGTGCTTGGATTACCCAAGACACTACGGCAGCATGATTCcataatggtggtggtggatcgCTTTTCAAAGATGGCTCATTTCATCCCTTGTCACAAGACTTACGATGCATCCAAAACAGCGGCACTATTTTTCCAAGAAGTAGTTCGGCTACATGGTGTACCAACTACCATAGTGTCTGATCGGGATGTTAAGTTCAtga TGGTATATGGTTTTCGCCCCAACACCCCAATGGACCTCCACTCTTTAACTTTGCCTTCTAGACCCAGTGAAGCAGCGTTGGATTTCTCTAGTTACATGAAGGATATACATGACGAAGTCAAGAGATGTCTGACTCTTAGCACGGAAGCATATTCTACCTTTGCGAATACCAGGCAGAAGGACAGACAATTTCAG GTGATTAAGAAGTTAGGTCCTAACGCCTACGTAATTGAATTACCCGCTGACTACGGAATCAGTCATGTTTTCAACATTGAAGACCTCACGCAATTTCATGATTCAGAGGAACCAGTGCCAGCAGCCTCGGATCTATTTAACCAACAAGATGCGGTTATTCGTGTTCCAACGCATATAGCCCCAAAAGATGAAATTGCGTCGATACTCGATCACCAGTTTGTTACTACGCGGTGCGGAGggtattacaaatttttagtgCGATGGAAAAATCATCCCCAGTCTGATTCCGTTTGGCTACAAGCTTCGGAACTCAATCGACTTCACCCAGATTTATTTACTACCTATGTACTTCAAAACTTGCCGGAGTCAAGTTCTTCTGAGTGGCCGGCAATTGATGCAAATAGAGAGCAAGGCTCCCAGGCGAACATTACTCCTTAA